The genomic stretch CTTATCAACAAACGTTCTTTCCACAAAAAATAATTTCCCTTTCATTACCTCATTTCAGCATTCTATTTATACCACTCTCCCGGTTACCAAACAGATTAGAGGGAAACACATTCTATAACAAAAACAAGACTGGCCCAAAAAGAAAAGTTTTTCTCTTGGGGCCAGTAAAAACAGTATCTAGCATACGTTTTTTCCAAAAAACATCCTCACCCCCTACCGCCGTTCACGATACACCACATCCTTTATTTTCGCGAAACCACTGTACTCGGTCCTTTTTGTCACGCTGTTATTCACTCCATCCACCGGGTAAAATCCCAGCTTACCACCGTTATTATCCAAGACAGAATGATTGTAAGAACCCACCATCAACTCGTACTGCCGGGCCATAAACTCATCCGATTGGTTATTCAAATCATCCAAGGAACACTGCCTGTACAAATTAAATTTCAACATCGTAACCTCCTCGTTGTCTCCCAACACGACATTATCCATCGGGAATGTCGTGTTCGTTCCCAAGTTATGCAAGTACACCTTGTTGTCCACGGCATAGAACATATAAGGGAACTGGGAATGAAAGGCAAAACTCGTCGCTTTGTCAAAATCCGGGGCGTTCAAATTCTCGTATTTCGCCTCTTGGACAAAACCGTTTCCCGACATGTTGATCCCGTAAATGCAACGTTTTCCGGCGTTATCTTTGAAAATCGCGTAAACGAGGCCACTGGAATAACGGGTACTCTCCATATACACCAGTTCCATTCCCGTCTTGAAACTGAACAGACCGTTTTCCGGGTCCGGCAACGGGGTCAATGTCTGCATGGCATCATCATCATACCCGTACTTCCATCCCACAAACTGACGGTTATCCACGTCATATAACAAAGCCGTGGATCCATTCCCCGGCCGGGCCATGCTCACGCCGACATACGGGGCCACCCGGAATTCGGGAACCGAACCCCGTATTGAAGTATTCACGGGATATTCAAATGCAGCCCCGGCTGCATCAAAGACTTGAACATAAGCATTACCGACATCCGTCACGCAAATACAGGCAAGTGCCCCGGCCGTACTTGCGTTATTTACCGGGGTATAGCAAATAACATTTTCATCCCCGGGGGGAATAATAAAATCTATATTTCTTATATTCCACGAGGCATCCGTTTTAAACGTCTCCCGGTCTATTTTAAACGTTCCCTCTCCTGACATCACGTAAATCACATCAGCAGGATTAGCAAAACGATTCGGATAAAAACCAATCTCTTTAGCCTGTTTCAACTCCGGCAACCCCAACGGGGTCAACACGTCATAAGCCGGAATAACCCGTTCCGCCGAAATCACCGAAATCATATCCATCCGCACCCGTTCCTGCTTCCCCTCGTTGCACAACACCATCCACCCCTCGTAAGTCGGGGAGGACACCTTGATATCAAACGTGGCAGAGGTCTGCACTCCCGAACGTTTATCCGTCACGGAAAACCATCCGGCATACGTGTTAGCAACAAATGCTGCCAACGTATCCAAATCCAACGTCTTCGCCGGGTTCAAATCCACCCATCTTTGTCCGGACTCTATTGTCCCTCCCCCTTTAATCTCTATTTTGTAACTAAACTCGAAATTAGCGTTGTCCCCCGTTATCTCTCCTTCCAAAGAAGAAACGACTTTCGGTTTCACGACAATGTGGTCGGAATTTCCCAACACCTCAATCACTTCCGGGACATTCTCGATGGTAATCTCCGCCACTTCCCGGTAATCGTAATTCCCTTTGTCATCAAAACAAGCACAAAGAGAAAAAACGAATAAAAACAGTACAATCGCATTTATTTTCATAACCTTATCATTTTAACATTATTCATATCGGGAATAATCCACCGAATAGGAAGGGGCAAGCTGCATATAACTCCCGTCCGAATCCAGTTCCGGGGTTCCGGCATCCGCCTGTTCCTGCAAATATCTTTGAACGGCAACAGCAAAAAAGCTAAAACGCCCGAGTGACACTTTAGCCCCCGAGGATCCCGCATTACTCCAATCCGTGGGAGTCAGCCCACATACCATATTAACAACCAAGTATTTTCTAGGCGTCCAACTCCCAAAAAAGTCACCCCCAAACCAATTCCAGTAACTCGGTTCCGTGTACATCTCACTTAGGGAAAAAGCAAATACGTCCCCGTGAATCAGCGCTCCCGTGGCCGAGTAAGCATTCGTGTTCTTGTACTCGGGAAAATAACACTTGAAATACTCGTTCTCTTCTAACCGAAGAGCCAAGCGTATCGTTTTCTCCATCATGTCACTCGTCCGGAAAAAACGTACCCGGACATACGCCGTGCTCGCCCCGGCCGGCACCACAACCGTATCCAAATTCACCTCGTAATGTTTTCCCTCGATTGCGGTTGTCCCCTCTTGGTCCACCACCACCTTGAAAGGTCGGTCATAATCTGCCACCTTTCCCATCGTCCGCACCGTGGCCGAAAGCACCACGCTTTTAGCCGTGGCCTGAGCCGACACGAATGAATAAGCAACTGAATCCCCGTAATTCTCCGTCGTACTCCCGTAAATATAACTCGTCACCCGTTGAAAATAAATGCCCGCGTCATCCG from Butyricimonas virosa encodes the following:
- a CDS encoding PKD-like family lipoprotein, which gives rise to MKINAIVLFLFVFSLCACFDDKGNYDYREVAEITIENVPEVIEVLGNSDHIVVKPKVVSSLEGEITGDNANFEFSYKIEIKGGGTIESGQRWVDLNPAKTLDLDTLAAFVANTYAGWFSVTDKRSGVQTSATFDIKVSSPTYEGWMVLCNEGKQERVRMDMISVISAERVIPAYDVLTPLGLPELKQAKEIGFYPNRFANPADVIYVMSGEGTFKIDRETFKTDASWNIRNIDFIIPPGDENVICYTPVNNASTAGALACICVTDVGNAYVQVFDAAGAAFEYPVNTSIRGSVPEFRVAPYVGVSMARPGNGSTALLYDVDNRQFVGWKYGYDDDAMQTLTPLPDPENGLFSFKTGMELVYMESTRYSSGLVYAIFKDNAGKRCIYGINMSGNGFVQEAKYENLNAPDFDKATSFAFHSQFPYMFYAVDNKVYLHNLGTNTTFPMDNVVLGDNEEVTMLKFNLYRQCSLDDLNNQSDEFMARQYELMVGSYNHSVLDNNGGKLGFYPVDGVNNSVTKRTEYSGFAKIKDVVYRERR
- a CDS encoding DUF4843 domain-containing protein; its protein translation is MKWKNILLVLALWVVAGACEKKEIPMFTTDDAGIYFQRVTSYIYGSTTENYGDSVAYSFVSAQATAKSVVLSATVRTMGKVADYDRPFKVVVDQEGTTAIEGKHYEVNLDTVVVPAGASTAYVRVRFFRTSDMMEKTIRLALRLEENEYFKCYFPEYKNTNAYSATGALIHGDVFAFSLSEMYTEPSYWNWFGGDFFGSWTPRKYLVVNMVCGLTPTDWSNAGSSGAKVSLGRFSFFAVAVQRYLQEQADAGTPELDSDGSYMQLAPSYSVDYSRYE